The following coding sequences are from one Granulicella sp. L56 window:
- a CDS encoding glycine--tRNA ligase subunit alpha, whose product MQATGEKKAALTFQELLFTLQRFWADQGCVLQQPYDVEVGAGTMSPDTFLRVLGPKPVRIAYAQPSRRPADGRYGENPNRLFRHTQLQVILKPPPVRIQELYLESLTAIGIDLREHDIKFEEDNWEWPVGGAWGVGWQVMLDGLEITQFTYFQQCGGMDLDPICGEITYGLERIAGFLQDVDSIYDIVWAVEPDTGRKVTYGEMRLAEEEQFSAYSFDYADVSKLWEHLNLYESECLSLLNQAKNFEKMDPLELKRFPVLGAYELALKCSHVFNLLDARGAISVTERVGVMARIRTLVVGVARIYAAQGQLLEAAV is encoded by the coding sequence ATGCAGGCGACAGGCGAGAAGAAGGCAGCGCTTACATTTCAGGAGCTTTTATTTACCTTGCAGCGGTTCTGGGCCGACCAGGGCTGTGTGCTGCAACAGCCCTACGATGTTGAAGTTGGCGCAGGCACGATGTCGCCCGACACCTTTCTGCGCGTGCTCGGCCCCAAGCCGGTTCGGATTGCCTACGCGCAGCCTTCGCGCCGCCCTGCCGATGGCCGTTACGGCGAAAACCCCAATCGTCTCTTCCGCCATACTCAACTGCAGGTCATCCTTAAACCACCTCCGGTGCGTATTCAGGAGCTGTACCTGGAGTCGCTGACGGCGATAGGAATTGACCTTCGCGAGCACGATATCAAGTTTGAAGAAGACAACTGGGAGTGGCCCGTGGGCGGAGCCTGGGGTGTAGGGTGGCAGGTTATGCTCGACGGCCTCGAGATCACGCAGTTCACCTACTTTCAGCAATGCGGAGGCATGGACCTCGATCCGATCTGCGGTGAGATTACCTACGGATTGGAGCGAATCGCGGGATTTTTGCAGGATGTGGATTCCATTTACGACATCGTCTGGGCAGTTGAGCCAGATACTGGCCGCAAGGTGACTTACGGCGAAATGCGGCTTGCGGAAGAGGAGCAGTTCTCGGCGTACAGCTTTGATTATGCCGATGTCAGTAAGCTGTGGGAGCATTTGAACCTCTACGAGTCAGAGTGCCTTAGCCTGCTGAATCAGGCTAAGAATTTTGAAAAGATGGACCCCCTCGAACTGAAGCGTTTCCCTGTGCTGGGAGCTTATGAGCTGGCCCTTAAGTGCTCTCATGTCTTCAACCTGCTGGACGCGCGCGGAGCTATCTCCGTCACGGAGCGAGTGGGAGTCATGGCCCGGATCAGGACGCTGGTCGTAGGTGTGGCCAGGATCTACGCCGCGCAGGGGCAACTCTTAGAAGCAGCAGTTTAG
- the recO gene encoding DNA repair protein RecO produces the protein MIERQSEAIVLRAWPFQEADLLVSLFTREQGRIKGVARHAMRSRRRFGGALEPMTHVRATYAERPRQELVRLDAFEILSSPLSRPIDYARTAALQLVAEVLEEALPEQAPEDAVFRLALAVLEEIQVGSTSVPVTYFALWMNRLMGWMPELGHCVVCGLDLRGGAVWYSATSDGVTCSDDRRNSGIALPAESAAIAGRIFRGTVRELAKEQWQAQQLANLQRFAIDTLERHLERKLASARVLTRTGKNTL, from the coding sequence ATGATAGAGCGGCAGAGCGAGGCGATTGTTTTACGGGCATGGCCCTTTCAGGAGGCGGATCTCCTTGTCAGCCTCTTTACGCGCGAACAGGGCCGCATCAAGGGGGTAGCCCGACACGCCATGCGCTCTCGACGCCGCTTCGGTGGAGCGCTGGAGCCGATGACCCATGTTCGCGCCACCTACGCCGAGCGGCCCCGGCAGGAACTTGTGCGGCTCGATGCCTTCGAGATTCTTTCCTCTCCGCTAAGCCGGCCCATCGACTACGCTCGGACCGCGGCTCTGCAATTGGTGGCCGAAGTCCTTGAAGAAGCTCTGCCTGAGCAGGCTCCTGAAGATGCGGTATTCCGGCTGGCCCTTGCCGTTCTTGAAGAGATTCAGGTCGGAAGCACCTCTGTCCCTGTCACTTACTTCGCTTTGTGGATGAACCGCCTGATGGGCTGGATGCCCGAGCTCGGCCACTGTGTCGTGTGTGGGCTCGATCTGCGCGGCGGCGCCGTCTGGTACTCGGCTACTAGCGATGGAGTGACTTGTTCCGACGATCGCCGGAACAGTGGCATCGCGCTCCCGGCGGAGTCCGCAGCCATCGCTGGGCGCATCTTCCGCGGCACAGTGCGCGAACTGGCAAAGGAGCAATGGCAAGCCCAGCAACTGGCAAACCTACAGCGATTCGCCATCGACACCCTGGAGCGCCATCTTGAACGAAAGCTGGCCAGCGCCCGTGTTTTGACTCGAACCGGTAAAAATACCCTCTGA
- a CDS encoding ferredoxin family protein: MAYVIAEPCIGTKDSACVDACPVDCIHPKKDEDGYADSEQLFIDPVECIDCGACVPVCPVSAIYAGDDLPEKWAEYQTKNASHFGR; encoded by the coding sequence ATGGCTTATGTGATTGCGGAACCTTGTATCGGGACGAAGGACTCGGCTTGCGTAGACGCCTGCCCGGTGGACTGCATCCACCCGAAGAAGGATGAGGACGGCTATGCCGACTCCGAGCAACTGTTTATCGATCCGGTCGAGTGCATCGACTGCGGCGCGTGTGTTCCTGTCTGCCCGGTCTCTGCGATCTATGCCGGCGACGACCTGCCCGAGAAATGGGCAGAGTACCAGACCAAGAACGCCAGCCACTTCGGCCGCTAG
- a CDS encoding inositol monophosphatase family protein: MNKFEFAHTADGIARQAGALLRKFYEKGVSTEYKGDVDIVTEADRASEQLIREKLKAAFPTHGVYGEEGTRDQLDSEYRWYVDPLDGTTNFAHGFPAFCVVLGLEHRPPGLAADADGEMVAGVIYDPLRNEMFSAERGKGAFLNGRAIHVSKTKTLQESLTATGFPSRKRHASPNVHFYQEITLRSHGVRRAGSAALDLAYVACGRLDGFWEFNLNPWDTSAGVLLVAEAGGTVTHFDGGKFTLDSREVLATNGLILPEMKHIFVELFAGRGLDPIPTPAEFAARRAEAAK, translated from the coding sequence GTGAACAAATTTGAATTTGCCCATACCGCCGACGGAATCGCGCGCCAAGCCGGGGCTCTGCTCCGCAAGTTTTACGAAAAAGGTGTCTCCACCGAGTACAAGGGTGACGTGGACATCGTTACCGAGGCCGATCGCGCCAGCGAGCAGCTTATCCGTGAAAAGCTGAAGGCGGCCTTTCCCACCCACGGCGTCTACGGCGAAGAGGGAACCCGTGACCAGTTGGATAGTGAGTATCGCTGGTATGTCGATCCGCTCGACGGCACTACCAACTTCGCCCATGGTTTTCCGGCTTTTTGCGTGGTGCTGGGGCTTGAACATCGTCCTCCCGGATTGGCTGCAGATGCGGACGGAGAGATGGTTGCCGGGGTCATCTACGATCCTCTTCGCAACGAGATGTTCTCCGCCGAGCGCGGTAAGGGCGCATTCCTCAATGGCCGCGCCATCCATGTCTCCAAGACGAAGACGCTGCAGGAGTCTCTTACGGCGACCGGCTTCCCGAGCCGCAAGCGCCACGCCAGCCCCAATGTCCACTTTTACCAGGAGATCACGCTGCGCTCGCACGGTGTTCGCCGCGCGGGTTCTGCCGCGCTTGATCTGGCGTATGTCGCCTGCGGACGGCTCGACGGCTTCTGGGAGTTCAACCTCAACCCCTGGGATACCTCGGCCGGAGTTCTTCTGGTGGCCGAGGCTGGCGGAACGGTGACTCATTTCGACGGCGGCAAGTTCACGCTCGACAGCCGCGAAGTGCTTGCCACCAATGGCCTCATTCTGCCGGAGATGAAGCACATCTTCGTCGAACTCTTCGCCGGTAGAGGATTGGACCCAATCCCCACGCCAGCGGAGTTTGCCGCCAGACGCGCCGAGGCCGCAAAGTAA
- a CDS encoding VWA domain-containing protein: protein MKLAALALAAVLLPQAPIERRPPPQQVPTIKVETRLVNVAVNVTDAHGAPVPGLTQTDFQISEDSHPQKIAFFEKESTTPLSIVLALDTSESVFNNERLEKEAAKHFVNAILRDQDEFDLMDFSDTVREIVPFTNQKKQIEHGLNNLQPGDETVLYDAIYLASQRLSQTRQDAGRRRVLVLITDGVDTKDTRYEQALEQAQRAGVMIYSLIIVPVEADAGRNTGGEHALIQMSEDTGGKYYYVEDPKNLDAAFAHISDDLRTQYVIGYYAPQGVRHDQSLRKIGVQMNDPALGSKYSLRYRTGYYSDAR from the coding sequence ATGAAGCTCGCCGCCCTTGCTCTCGCTGCCGTGTTGCTGCCCCAGGCCCCTATCGAGCGCCGTCCGCCTCCGCAACAGGTGCCTACCATCAAGGTCGAGACCCGTCTGGTCAACGTGGCTGTCAACGTCACCGACGCCCATGGAGCGCCTGTTCCCGGCCTTACTCAAACTGACTTTCAGATCAGCGAAGACAGCCATCCGCAAAAGATAGCCTTTTTCGAAAAAGAGTCGACTACTCCGCTCTCCATTGTCCTTGCCCTTGATACAAGCGAGAGCGTCTTCAACAACGAGCGCCTTGAAAAAGAGGCGGCCAAGCACTTCGTCAACGCTATCCTGCGCGATCAGGACGAGTTCGACCTTATGGACTTTTCCGATACCGTTCGCGAGATCGTCCCCTTTACCAACCAGAAGAAGCAGATCGAGCACGGTCTGAACAACTTGCAGCCTGGCGACGAAACCGTTTTGTACGATGCGATCTACCTCGCCTCCCAGCGACTCTCGCAAACCCGCCAGGATGCGGGCCGCCGTCGTGTCCTCGTCCTTATCACCGACGGCGTCGACACGAAAGACACACGCTATGAGCAGGCTCTAGAGCAGGCCCAGCGCGCCGGAGTCATGATTTACTCGCTCATTATTGTGCCCGTCGAGGCCGATGCTGGGCGCAATACCGGCGGCGAACATGCTCTCATCCAGATGTCCGAGGACACCGGCGGCAAGTACTACTACGTCGAAGATCCCAAAAATCTTGATGCAGCCTTCGCGCACATCTCCGACGACCTTCGCACCCAGTACGTCATTGGCTATTACGCTCCGCAGGGGGTGCGCCACGATCAGTCGTTGCGTAAGATCGGCGTGCAGATGAACGACCCGGCCCTGGGGAGCAAATATTCTCTGCGCTATCGCACGGGGTACTATTCCGATGCGCGTTAG
- a CDS encoding molybdenum cofactor biosynthesis protein MoaE, with the protein MRVELSTAVIPSAQALEEIKSAPDGAVCVFDGIVRNNTRGRQTLFLDYEAYEEMALNQMRSLAAEALAKFPIRDVTLLHRLGRLEVGETSVLIVVASAHRAAAFDACRWLIDTLKKTVPIWKKEYFADGVVWAAGEPFPDELVAAKETRG; encoded by the coding sequence ATGAGAGTCGAGCTCAGTACAGCGGTCATCCCCTCGGCGCAGGCACTCGAAGAGATCAAGTCTGCCCCCGACGGCGCGGTCTGCGTCTTCGACGGCATCGTCCGCAATAATACCCGGGGGCGGCAGACCCTCTTCCTCGACTACGAAGCCTACGAGGAGATGGCGCTGAACCAGATGCGCAGTCTTGCAGCCGAGGCGCTCGCGAAATTCCCTATCCGCGACGTGACTCTCCTGCACCGCCTTGGACGCCTTGAAGTAGGCGAGACCAGCGTCCTGATCGTTGTCGCTTCGGCCCATCGTGCAGCCGCTTTTGATGCCTGCCGCTGGCTCATCGATACGCTCAAAAAGACTGTTCCCATCTGGAAGAAGGAGTACTTCGCTGACGGAGTCGTCTGGGCCGCGGGTGAGCCCTTTCCCGACGAGTTGGTCGCCGCAAAGGAGACGCGCGGATGA
- the moaD gene encoding molybdopterin converting factor subunit 1, with amino-acid sequence MRVNVLYFGTLKDLFASEREPIDLPDGATVDSLLSLLRAQTSKQSDVWRALAVAVNQEYAALSTTLREGDEVALLPPVSGGAPSRCEV; translated from the coding sequence ATGCGCGTCAACGTGCTCTACTTCGGAACCCTGAAAGACCTCTTCGCAAGCGAGCGCGAGCCCATCGACCTGCCCGACGGCGCAACTGTCGACTCTCTCCTCAGCCTTTTACGCGCTCAAACGTCTAAGCAGAGCGACGTCTGGAGGGCGCTTGCCGTGGCCGTCAATCAAGAGTATGCCGCACTTTCGACCACGCTGCGCGAAGGCGACGAAGTAGCCCTGCTACCTCCGGTCAGTGGAGGCGCACCAAGCAGGTGCGAGGTATGA
- a CDS encoding DUF488 family protein, with protein sequence MMTVGHSTLPLEVFIQALKDNGCRVLIDVRTIPRSRHNPQFEQPTLFAALEAAGITPVWRKALGGRRPTHKDSINRGWRNESFRGYADYMQTSEYSAQIDWLMALPDLDATAIMCAEAVPWRCHRSLIGDAVLACGGSVEDIFVPATGRSFRKPHELTKFARIEGRRLWYPSPEEEANPRLFD encoded by the coding sequence ATGATGACAGTTGGCCACTCTACGCTGCCGCTCGAAGTCTTCATTCAGGCTCTTAAAGACAACGGCTGCCGCGTGCTCATTGATGTCAGAACGATCCCTCGCTCCCGCCATAATCCACAGTTCGAGCAGCCAACTCTCTTCGCAGCCCTCGAAGCCGCAGGTATTACTCCCGTCTGGAGAAAAGCGCTCGGAGGCCGCCGCCCCACCCACAAAGACAGCATTAACCGAGGGTGGCGCAACGAAAGTTTCCGTGGCTATGCCGACTATATGCAGACTTCCGAATATTCCGCTCAGATCGACTGGCTGATGGCTCTGCCAGACCTCGACGCAACGGCGATTATGTGTGCCGAAGCTGTGCCCTGGCGGTGCCACCGCTCACTCATCGGAGACGCTGTGCTTGCCTGCGGCGGCAGTGTGGAAGATATCTTCGTTCCTGCTACTGGGCGCAGCTTTCGCAAGCCGCACGAGTTGACGAAGTTTGCCCGGATTGAAGGCCGCCGCCTCTGGTATCCGTCGCCCGAAGAGGAAGCCAATCCGCGCCTGTTCGACTAA
- the lon gene encoding endopeptidase La, whose protein sequence is MSNDFVSVIQPKASKNGETAEEQAVAKRPVPVLPVRDTVLFPHAVLPLTVGRESSIQLIQSLGEEKTILVVAQRDARQDTPQPADLYAIGTRATVHKVVKMPNQSLFVFTEGNERVHLGEFSQLTPFMMAEAETIEEIEPTASPEAEALQRNVVSQFQSIVTSSPTLSDDLQTIAINIEEPGRLADFIASSLPFLTTTDKQELLETPDVSARLERINKHLAKELEVQQLRNKIQSEVQDSVQQSQRDYYLREQMKAIQKELGDLDDSQKDIAELKEKIENAGMPEEVKKDALKELSRLSRMNAMAADYSLTRNYVEWLAVLPWAKSSASEIDIVKAKEILDTDHYGLQKVKDRILDYLSVRRLKPDMKGPILCFVGPPGVGKTSLGRSIAKALGRKFSRISLGGMHDEAEIRGHRRTYIGALPGQIIQNLKRVETNDPVFMLDEIDKLGRDFRGDPASALLETLDPEQNNTFRDNYLDQPFDLSKVLFICTANQLDTVPAPLLDRMEIIELTGYTEEEKVNIAERYLIPRQIKENGINPEIVEFPTASVHLIARHYTREAGVRKLEQLIGTVCRKVARRVAEGKTEKVVITPEIVHEFLGGIKVRVDTEIAERTKRAGVAVGLAWTPAGGDVLFIEANRMKGKGGFTITGQIGDVMKESMQAALTWVRSNAASFGLDEDFTKDTDLHIHVPAGAIPKDGPSAGVTMATALVSLLTNTPIHPLTAMTGEITLSGNVLPVGGIKEKFLAAKRAGVRDVIMPIECKQQVDEDLTPDQTEGVTIHYASHIEDVLAVALPHTKREAAQDEQIREEVLQAAV, encoded by the coding sequence ATGTCGAACGATTTCGTAAGTGTAATTCAACCGAAGGCATCCAAAAACGGAGAAACTGCTGAAGAGCAGGCAGTTGCAAAGAGACCGGTTCCGGTCCTTCCCGTTCGCGATACCGTGCTCTTCCCTCATGCCGTTCTTCCTCTGACGGTGGGTCGCGAAAGCTCCATCCAGCTCATTCAGTCGCTCGGTGAAGAGAAGACCATCCTTGTGGTGGCCCAGCGCGACGCACGTCAGGATACGCCGCAGCCCGCGGATTTATATGCCATTGGCACCCGTGCGACTGTCCACAAAGTCGTCAAGATGCCCAACCAGAGCCTCTTCGTCTTCACCGAAGGCAACGAGCGTGTGCATCTGGGCGAATTTTCGCAGTTGACCCCCTTCATGATGGCCGAAGCCGAGACCATCGAAGAGATCGAGCCCACGGCTTCGCCTGAGGCGGAGGCCCTGCAGCGCAATGTCGTCAGCCAGTTCCAGTCCATCGTGACCTCGTCGCCGACGCTGTCGGACGATCTGCAAACCATCGCCATCAACATCGAAGAGCCGGGCCGTTTGGCGGATTTCATCGCCTCGTCGTTGCCGTTCCTTACAACGACCGACAAGCAGGAGTTACTCGAAACTCCGGATGTCTCCGCTCGTCTGGAGCGCATCAACAAGCATCTCGCCAAGGAGCTTGAGGTCCAGCAGCTTCGCAACAAGATTCAGAGCGAGGTGCAGGACTCGGTGCAGCAGTCGCAGCGCGACTACTACCTGCGCGAGCAGATGAAGGCCATTCAGAAGGAGTTGGGCGATCTCGATGACTCGCAAAAGGATATTGCCGAGTTGAAAGAGAAGATCGAAAACGCTGGAATGCCCGAAGAGGTCAAGAAAGATGCCCTCAAGGAGCTTTCCCGCCTCAGCCGCATGAACGCCATGGCTGCCGACTACAGCCTCACCCGCAACTATGTGGAGTGGCTGGCTGTGTTGCCATGGGCAAAGAGTTCCGCCAGCGAGATCGACATCGTCAAGGCGAAGGAGATTCTCGACACCGATCACTACGGCTTGCAGAAGGTGAAGGATCGCATCCTCGACTACCTTTCCGTGCGTCGCTTGAAGCCGGATATGAAGGGGCCGATCCTGTGCTTTGTCGGGCCTCCGGGCGTGGGTAAAACTTCGCTTGGCCGCAGCATCGCCAAGGCGCTGGGACGCAAGTTCTCCCGCATCTCGCTGGGCGGTATGCACGACGAGGCCGAGATTCGCGGTCATCGCCGTACCTACATCGGTGCGCTCCCCGGTCAGATCATCCAGAACCTGAAGCGCGTCGAGACCAACGATCCCGTCTTTATGCTCGACGAGATCGACAAGCTGGGCCGCGACTTCCGTGGCGACCCTGCCAGCGCGCTGCTTGAGACGTTGGACCCGGAACAGAACAATACGTTCCGCGACAATTATCTCGACCAGCCGTTCGATCTCTCCAAGGTGCTCTTCATCTGCACCGCCAATCAGCTCGACACGGTGCCTGCGCCGCTGCTGGACCGCATGGAAATCATCGAGTTGACCGGCTACACCGAGGAAGAGAAGGTCAACATCGCCGAGCGCTACCTGATTCCGCGCCAGATCAAGGAGAACGGCATCAATCCTGAGATTGTCGAGTTTCCAACGGCAAGCGTGCACCTGATCGCGCGTCACTACACTCGCGAGGCAGGTGTTCGCAAGCTCGAACAGCTGATCGGAACGGTCTGCCGCAAGGTGGCCCGTCGCGTAGCCGAAGGTAAAACGGAGAAGGTCGTCATTACGCCGGAGATCGTGCACGAGTTCCTTGGCGGCATCAAGGTTCGCGTCGACACTGAGATCGCAGAGCGCACCAAGCGAGCAGGCGTCGCGGTAGGCCTCGCCTGGACACCGGCGGGTGGCGATGTGCTCTTCATCGAAGCCAACCGCATGAAGGGCAAGGGCGGCTTCACGATCACCGGCCAGATCGGCGACGTGATGAAGGAGAGCATGCAGGCTGCGCTCACCTGGGTTCGGTCGAACGCGGCATCCTTTGGGCTCGACGAGGATTTCACCAAGGACACCGACCTGCACATCCATGTGCCTGCCGGAGCTATCCCGAAGGATGGTCCCTCGGCTGGCGTAACCATGGCTACGGCGCTGGTCAGCCTGCTGACGAATACTCCGATTCATCCGCTTACGGCGATGACCGGAGAGATTACGCTCAGCGGGAATGTCCTGCCGGTAGGCGGCATCAAGGAGAAGTTTCTTGCCGCCAAACGCGCTGGCGTCCGTGACGTTATCATGCCCATCGAGTGCAAGCAGCAGGTGGACGAAGACCTGACGCCCGACCAGACCGAGGGGGTTACGATCCACTACGCCTCGCACATTGAGGATGTGCTTGCCGTAGCTCTGCCTCACACGAAGCGCGAGGCAGCGCAGGATGAGCAAATCCGCGAAGAGGTCTTGCAGGCAGCCGTCTAA
- a CDS encoding prephenate dehydratase domain-containing protein: protein MRIAIQGELGSNSHMATLQMLGNAEIVPCSVSAEVLAKVVSGEVDGAVLPIENSLHGSVAEHYDLLLELPVRIERESLMHIRHNLIAMPGVKLADIRKVISHPVALSQCRHFLASHPEFEVVSFYDTAGSVKHVMEAGLRDVAGMAPVLAATEYGGEVLLAGVEDHAENYTRFHLIRRDDAAQDVAELEKADKMSVAFAIEHRPGTLVAALVRLAEAGMDLTKIESRPVPGSPWEYAFYVDIRFEDAVKADAAIAALRQHCRMVKVLGRYKAA from the coding sequence TTGAGGATTGCGATTCAGGGAGAGTTGGGGTCGAATAGCCATATGGCGACCCTTCAGATGCTGGGGAACGCAGAGATTGTCCCCTGCAGTGTATCAGCCGAAGTATTGGCAAAGGTTGTATCAGGCGAGGTCGACGGCGCGGTGTTGCCCATTGAAAACAGTCTCCACGGCTCAGTCGCCGAGCACTACGACCTGCTGCTGGAACTTCCCGTGCGCATCGAGCGCGAGAGCCTGATGCATATTCGCCACAACCTGATTGCGATGCCCGGCGTAAAGCTTGCTGACATCCGCAAGGTGATCTCGCATCCGGTGGCCCTTTCGCAGTGCCGCCACTTTCTCGCCAGCCATCCGGAGTTTGAAGTTGTATCGTTCTACGACACCGCAGGCAGCGTGAAGCACGTAATGGAAGCTGGTCTGCGCGACGTTGCCGGCATGGCCCCCGTGCTGGCTGCCACCGAATACGGCGGCGAAGTCCTGCTGGCCGGAGTCGAAGACCACGCCGAAAATTACACCCGCTTCCACCTCATACGCCGCGATGACGCTGCCCAAGACGTCGCCGAATTGGAGAAAGCAGACAAGATGAGCGTGGCCTTCGCCATCGAGCATCGTCCCGGAACGCTGGTGGCTGCGCTCGTGCGATTGGCCGAAGCGGGCATGGATCTGACCAAAATCGAATCCCGCCCAGTCCCCGGCAGCCCCTGGGAGTATGCTTTTTACGTGGATATTCGCTTTGAAGACGCAGTAAAAGCCGATGCCGCCATCGCTGCGTTGCGCCAGCACTGTCGGATGGTCAAAGTTCTGGGCCGGTATAAGGCAGCATAG
- a CDS encoding lmo0937 family membrane protein translates to MLWTITIILFILWIVGLVSSYTLGGWIHILLVLAIIVLIFNLLSGRRAL, encoded by the coding sequence ATGCTTTGGACTATCACGATTATCCTCTTCATTCTCTGGATCGTAGGACTCGTCAGCAGCTATACGCTTGGCGGCTGGATTCATATCCTTCTGGTCCTTGCCATCATCGTTCTTATCTTCAATCTTTTGTCCGGCAGACGAGCGCTTTAG
- a CDS encoding CsbD family protein, producing the protein MNKENVTGKFDQVAGKVKQKVGEAVGDQKLANSGAAQQVKGAAKEAWGNAKDTAAAASDKASAQSQVEGADLKHRAEDKAHDVREKITSTAQNVKDKINAKLDDVKHHDDDVRQVH; encoded by the coding sequence ATGAACAAGGAAAATGTAACAGGTAAATTTGACCAGGTTGCAGGCAAAGTCAAACAGAAGGTCGGCGAAGCAGTTGGAGACCAGAAACTTGCCAATTCCGGCGCAGCCCAGCAAGTGAAAGGCGCGGCGAAAGAAGCCTGGGGCAACGCCAAGGATACGGCAGCCGCTGCAAGCGACAAAGCCAGCGCACAGAGTCAAGTAGAAGGCGCAGATCTGAAGCACCGCGCCGAAGACAAAGCCCATGACGTCCGCGAGAAGATCACCTCGACCGCTCAGAACGTCAAGGATAAGATCAATGCAAAGCTGGACGACGTGAAGCATCACGATGATGATGTACGGCAAGTTCACTAA
- a CDS encoding UbiA-like polyprenyltransferase has translation MTSLWKSTAVTFEMIKWEHSIFALPFALTGAVLAAHGWPPLRVLGWIVVCMVAARSAAMAFNRLVDARLDAVNPRTAMRAIPAGMLSSNFVGGFVVVSVVLFAVGAAELNKLTLELAPLALAVVLAYSYMKRITRWSHLVLGLALGIAPSAAWIAVRGSLDVRIVVLTAAVLLWVGGFDVLYACQDFEHDRKAGLNSIPQAFGVGAAFWIARAMHIGMLLMLCWLIVLFGLGKVAVLGVVLVGLLLLYEHLIISPKDMRRMNAAFFTLNGVISVVFFGFVAADVLLRR, from the coding sequence ATGACCTCATTGTGGAAGAGTACAGCGGTAACGTTTGAGATGATCAAGTGGGAACACTCGATCTTTGCCTTGCCGTTCGCGCTTACAGGCGCTGTGTTGGCTGCGCATGGCTGGCCTCCGCTGCGTGTGTTGGGTTGGATCGTAGTTTGTATGGTGGCGGCGCGCTCGGCGGCGATGGCGTTCAACCGGCTGGTCGACGCGCGGCTCGATGCAGTAAATCCGCGAACTGCTATGCGTGCCATCCCCGCAGGAATGCTGAGCAGTAATTTTGTAGGCGGCTTCGTTGTGGTGTCCGTCGTCCTCTTCGCGGTGGGTGCGGCGGAGTTGAACAAACTTACGCTGGAGCTTGCTCCGCTGGCGCTTGCCGTGGTGCTGGCGTATAGCTACATGAAACGCATCACGCGCTGGTCGCACTTAGTTCTCGGTCTGGCATTAGGGATTGCCCCTTCGGCTGCGTGGATCGCGGTGCGTGGCTCGCTCGATGTCCGCATAGTCGTGCTTACCGCTGCGGTGCTTCTTTGGGTTGGCGGCTTCGACGTGCTCTATGCTTGCCAGGACTTCGAGCATGATCGCAAGGCAGGGCTGAACAGCATTCCGCAGGCCTTTGGCGTCGGGGCTGCTTTCTGGATCGCTCGGGCCATGCACATTGGGATGCTGCTGATGCTCTGCTGGCTGATTGTGCTCTTTGGACTGGGCAAGGTCGCTGTGTTGGGCGTGGTACTGGTGGGGTTACTGCTGCTCTATGAGCACCTGATTATCTCTCCCAAAGACATGCGCCGGATGAATGCGGCTTTCTTTACTTTGAACGGCGTTATTTCGGTGGTGTTTTTTGGCTTCGTCGCGGCAGATGTTCTGTTGCGGCGATAA